A single window of Lonchura striata isolate bLonStr1 chromosome 20, bLonStr1.mat, whole genome shotgun sequence DNA harbors:
- the LOC144247257 gene encoding uroplakin-3b-like protein 1 yields the protein MLPLLLLLLPAARGTDVVGPEPTLAKDPPLEGVTTTSTFVLDQPRCVFENYSNAVVWLVVSMDKDAFNNSLIPGTPEIAFQKFPDKASAYMTLNVTLDSYPCPKAPGDITVLRVGSETSCAMDETRPTCNGPLPGPGPYWVKFLALEDSKPVAETNWSMPIVLRTAKPASSLSTGSGQSAGMIAITTILSILFAILLAGLVAMLVFCGSDSCGSSTFSKPESVTVRRYNTHHVYDQPSARL from the exons ATGCTCccgctgctgctcctgctcctgcccgcGGCCCGCGGCACAG ATGTGGTGGGGCCCGAGCCAACCCTGGCCAAGGATCCCCCGCTGGAGGGGGTGACGACCACCTCCACCTTCGTGCTGGACCAGCCCCGCTGCGTCTTCGAAAACTACAGCAACGCCGTCGTCTGGCTGGTGGTGTCCATGGACAAGG atGCCTTCAACAACAGCTTGATACCGGGGACTCCCGAGATCGCATTCCAGAAGTTCCCTGACAAGGCCTCTGCCTACATGACCCTCAATGTCACCCTGGACAGCTACCCCTGCCCCaaagcccctggggacatcacGGTGCTGCGCGTGGGCAGCGAGACCAGCTGTGCAATGGATGAGACGAGACCCACGTGCAATGgccccctgcccggccccgggccgtACTG GGTGAAGTTCCTCGCCCTGGAGGACTCTAAGCCCGTGGCTGAGACAAACTGGTCAATGCCAATCGTGCTGAGGACAG ccaagccagccagcagcCTCTCCACGGGCAGCGGGCAGAGCGCCGGCATGATCGCCATCACCACCATCCTCTCCATCCTCTTCGCCATCCTCCTGGCCGGACTGGTGGCCATGCTCGTCTTCTGCGG ctcgGACTCCTGCGGCAGCAGCACCTTCAGCAAGCCGGAGTCGGTGACGGTGCGGCGGTACAACACCCACCACGTCTATGACCAGCCGAGCGCCCGGCTCTGA